A genomic region of Daphnia carinata strain CSIRO-1 chromosome 5, CSIRO_AGI_Dcar_HiC_V3, whole genome shotgun sequence contains the following coding sequences:
- the LOC130696304 gene encoding glutamate-gated chloride channel-like: MTTTAYILALLAVLSTCSLRQSGANQQQNGANKKVNFREKEKQILDKILGPAHYDRRIRPSAANGTDGPTIVDINLMFRGISDISDNKMQFSVILTFREEWLDDRLKFDNMQGRMKYLTLNDPSKVWMPDLFFSNEREGHFHNIIVPNVYVRIFPHGWVLYSIRISLTLSCPMNLKLFPLDRQTCSLSMGSYGWTTEDLVFLWRAGDPVQVTKNLQLPRFALEKFKTDSCNSKTNTGEYSCLKVDLLFRREFSYYLITIYIPCCMLVIVSWVSFWLDANAVPARVSLGVTTLLTMATQTTGINNSLPPVSYTKAIDVWTGVCLTFVFGALLEFALVNYASRSDAHREKMKKQRKQWEMEHQAALDAMAADGLLDDRNSFAMKPLVPASTEIIFMEDGRDRGQQRNDGMPTETCCRTWIGTYTLRSKRIDVVSRIIFPLVFAVFNLAYWSTYLNQEDDKI, from the exons ATGACAACGACAGCCTATATCCTGGCCTTGCTAGCCGTCTTGTCAACTTGTTCCTTACGACAGTCAGG AGCCAACCAACAGCAGAATGGAGCCAACAAGAAAGTCAATTTTCGTGAAAAGGAGAAACAGATTCTCGACAAAATTTTGGGGCCGGCTCACTACGATCGTCGAATTCGGCCTTCAGCTGCCAACGGCACAG ATGGACCCACCATAGTCGACATCAACCTCATGTTTCGTGGCATATCAGACATCAGCGACAATAAAATg cAATTCAGTGTTATCCTGACTTTCCGAGAAGAGTGGCTCGACGACCGCCTCAAGTTTGACAATATGCAAG GTCGGATGAAGTACCTCACACTCAACGATCCGAGCAAAGTCTGGATGCCCGACTTGTTTTTCTCCAACGAACGCGAAGGACACTTCCACAACATCATCGTGCCCAATGTCTACGTGAGAATCTTCCCACATGGATGGGTCTTGTACAGCATCCG aATTTCTCTGACTCTGTCGTGTCCGATGAATCTCAAACTCTTCCCGCTCGATCGGCAAACTTGTTCACTCTCTATGGGCAGCT ATGGATGGACAACAGAAGATTTGGTTTTTCTGTGGCGAGCCGGCGATCCTGTGCAAGTCACCAAGAATCTTCAGCTGCCGCGGTTCGCGCTGGAGAAATTCAAAACGGACTCGTGCAACAGCAAGACCAATACAG GGGAGTACTCGTGCCTGAAAGTGGATCTCCTGTTCAGAAGAGAATTCTCCTACTACTTGATCACCATCTACATCCCCTGCTGCATGTTAGTCATCGTTTCGTGGGTTTCCTTTTGGCTGGATGCCAACGCCGTCCCAGCACGCGTCTCCCTCGGAGTCACCACTCTTTTGACTATGGCCACCCAAACTACGGGTATCAACAACTCACTTCCGCCCGTCTCCTACACCAAA GCCATTGACGTGTGGAccggtgtttgtttgacattCGTCTTCGGAGCGCTGCTGGAATTCGCCCTGGTCAACTACGCTTCGCGATCAGATGCACATcgggaaaagatgaaaaagcAGCGCAAGCAGTGGGAGATGGAACACCAAGCGGCTCTGGATGCCATGGCAGCCGACGGTCTTCTTGACGATCGCAACTCTTTCGCTATG AAACCCCTAGTCCCTGCCAGTACCGAAATCATCTTCATGGAAGATGGCCGTGATCGTGGCCAACAAAGGAACGACGGGATGCCAACAGAGACGTGTTGCCGTACCTGGATAGGTACTTACACGTTGCGCTCGAAACGAATTGACGTCGTCTCCCGCATTATCTTCCCTCTGGTGTTCGCCGTGTTTAACCTGGCTTACTGGAGCACGTATCTCAATCAAGAAGATGATAAAATATAA